In a genomic window of Meleagris gallopavo isolate NT-WF06-2002-E0010 breed Aviagen turkey brand Nicholas breeding stock chromosome 1, Turkey_5.1, whole genome shotgun sequence:
- the LOC104915108 gene encoding patched domain-containing protein 1 codes for MGHGLYGTFEMLSSWRKTREDQHVKERTAAVFADSMLSFSLTTAMYLVTFGIGASPFTNIEAARIFCCNSCIAIFFNYLYVLSFYGSSLVFTGYIENNYQHSIFCRKVPKPEVLQEKPAWYRFLLTARFSEDTADSEETNTYESHLLVWFLKRYYCDWITNTYVKPFVVLFYLVYISFALMGYLQVSEGSDLSNIVATATRTIEYTTAQQKYFSNYSPVIGFYIYESIEYWNTSVQEDVLEYTKGFVRISWFESYLNYLRKLNISTGLPKKNFTDMLRNSFLKAPQFAHFSEDIIFSKKYNNEVDVVASRMFLVAKTMESKREELYDLLETLRKLSLTSKVKFIVFNPSFVYMDRYASSVGAPLQNSCISALFLLFFSAFLVADSLINVWLTLTVASVEFGVIGFMTLWKVELDCISVLCLIYGINYTIDNCAPLLSTFVLGKEFTRTKWVKNALEVHGVAILQSYLCYIVGLIPLAAVPSNLTRTLFRCLFLIALVTFFHCFAILPVILTFLPPSKKKRKEKKNPENREEIECVEMVDMDSTRVVDQITTV; via the exons ATGG GTCATGGGTTATATGGGACTTTTGAAATGTTGTCCTCCTGGAGAAAAACTAGAGAAGACCAACATGTTAAAGAGAGGACTGCAGCCGTATTTGCAGACTCCATGCTCTCGTTTTCCCTCACCACTGCCATGTACCTGGTCACTTTTGGAATAGGTGCCAGTCCCTTCACTAACATTGAAGCAGCCAGGATTTTCTGCTGCAATTCCTGTATTGCAATTTTCTTCAACTACCTCTATGTACTCTCCTTTTATGGTTCCAGCCTGGTGTTTACTGGCTACATAGAAAACAACTACCAGCATAGTATCTTCTGTAGAAAGGTACCAAAGCCAGAGGTATTGCAAGAGAAGCCTGCATGGTATAGGTTTCTTCTGACAGCCAGATTCAGTGAGGACACAGCGGATTCAGAGGAAACGAACACTTACGAGAGTCATCTTTTGGTGTGGTTCCTTAAACGCTATTATTGTGACTGGATAACAAACACTTACGTCAAGCCTTTTGTAGTTCTCTTTTACCTTGTTTATATATCCTTTGCCTTAATGGGCTACCTGCAGGTCAGTGAAGGGTCAGACCTGAGCAACATCGTAGCGACCGCTACACGGACCATTGAGTATACGACTGCCCAGCAGAAGTATTTCAGTAACTATAGCCCGGTGATTGGGTTCTACATCTACGAGTCGATAGAGTACTGGAACACCAGTGTCCAGGAGGACGTGCTGGAGTATACCAAGGGCTTTGTGAGGATATCTTGGTTTGAGAGCTACTTAAATTACCTTAGGAAACTCAACATATCTACTGGATTGCCCAAGAAAAATTTCACTGATATGTTGAGGAACTCCTTCTTGAAAGCCCCTCAGTTTGCCCATTTTTCAGAGGATAtcatcttttccaagaaatacaACAACGAAGTTGATGTCGTGGCCTCCAGAATGTTCCTGGTGGCCAAGACAATGGAATCCAAGAGGGAAGAACTTTATGACCTCCTGGAAACCCTGAGGAAGCTCTCTCTCACCTCCAAGGTGAAATTCATCGTTTTCAATCCATCATTTGTGTACATGGATCGTTATGCCTCTTCAGTGGGAGCCCCCTTACAAAACTCCTGCATTAgtgctttatttctgctcttcttctctGCATTCCTGGTGGCAGACTCTCTGATCAATGTATGGCTCACTCTAACTGTTGCCTCGGTTGAGTTTGGAGTTATAGGTTTTATGACCTTGTGGAAAGTGGAACTAGATTGTATTTCTGTGTTGTGCTTGATTTACGGAATTAATTATACAATTGACAACTGTGCTCCACTGTTATCAACCTTTGTCCTGGGCAAAGAGTTCACAAGAACTAAATGGGTGAAAAATGCCCTGGAAGTGCATGGGGTAGCTATTTTGCAGAGCTACCTCTGCTATATTGTTGGTCTGATTCCTCTTGCAGCTGTGCCTTCAAATCTGACCCGTACACTGTTCAGGTGCTTGTTTTTAATAGCATTAGTCaccttctttcactgctttgcCATTTTACCTGTGATATTGACTTTTCTGCCACCGTccaagaagaagaggaaagagaagaagaatccTGAAAACCGTGAGGAAATAGAGTGTGTTGAAATGGTGGATATGGATAGCACTCGAGTGGTTGACCAAATTACAACAGTCtaa